The following are encoded in a window of Acidobacteriota bacterium genomic DNA:
- a CDS encoding L-serine ammonia-lyase, translated as MAISLFDLFTIGIGPSSSHTVGPMRAAKRFLERLESEGLMEKTRRVKADLYGSLAFTGKGHGTDKAVIMGLEGETPEGVDPYAMPARLEEIESRRRIRLLGRHQIPFRQETDIVFNRRQKLPLHSNGMRFAAWDADENKIYERIYYSIGGGFVVNQDEAGRDELVPDHTEQPFPFTSGEDLLRLCRDNGMDVHQIMLENEKVWRSQEEVEAGIQRIWKAMLDCIEHGCKTEGVLPGGLKVVRRAPEFYRKLKKAEDESGPDPLAVMDWVNLFALAVNEENAAGGRVVTAPTNGAAGIIPAVASYYMCLRGSGGNDEGLMRFFLTAGAIGILYKENASISGAEVGCQGEVGTACSMAAGGLAAALGGTPRQVENAAEIAMEHNLGLTCDPVGGLVQIPCIERNAIGSVKAINAARMAMLGDGNNKVSLDKVIKTMRQTGADMKTKYKETSRGGLAINVIEC; from the coding sequence GTGGCCATCAGCCTATTCGATCTCTTCACCATTGGCATCGGCCCCTCCAGTTCTCATACCGTCGGCCCCATGCGGGCCGCTAAACGCTTTCTGGAGCGGCTCGAGTCGGAAGGCCTGATGGAAAAAACCCGTCGGGTCAAGGCCGATCTCTATGGTTCGCTGGCCTTTACGGGTAAAGGACACGGCACGGACAAGGCCGTCATCATGGGTCTGGAAGGCGAGACTCCGGAAGGCGTCGACCCCTACGCCATGCCGGCGCGCCTGGAGGAAATCGAGTCCCGGCGGCGCATCCGCCTGCTGGGACGCCACCAGATTCCCTTCAGGCAAGAGACCGACATCGTCTTCAACCGCCGCCAGAAGCTGCCGCTGCATTCCAACGGCATGCGCTTCGCGGCTTGGGATGCCGACGAAAACAAGATCTACGAACGCATTTACTACTCTATCGGCGGCGGATTCGTGGTCAATCAGGACGAGGCCGGACGCGACGAACTGGTGCCCGACCACACCGAACAGCCCTTCCCATTCACCAGCGGAGAGGACTTGCTGCGGCTGTGCCGGGACAATGGCATGGACGTCCACCAGATCATGCTGGAAAACGAGAAGGTGTGGCGCAGCCAGGAGGAAGTGGAGGCGGGCATTCAGAGGATCTGGAAGGCCATGCTCGACTGCATCGAGCACGGCTGCAAGACGGAGGGCGTGCTTCCCGGCGGACTCAAGGTGGTGCGGCGAGCTCCCGAGTTCTACCGCAAGCTGAAGAAAGCCGAGGACGAAAGCGGTCCCGATCCCCTGGCCGTCATGGACTGGGTCAACCTGTTCGCCTTGGCCGTCAACGAAGAGAACGCCGCCGGGGGCCGGGTGGTCACGGCGCCCACCAACGGAGCGGCCGGCATCATCCCCGCCGTGGCTTCCTATTACATGTGTCTGCGGGGGAGCGGAGGCAACGACGAGGGACTGATGCGCTTCTTTCTCACCGCCGGGGCCATCGGCATTCTCTACAAGGAAAACGCCTCCATCTCGGGAGCCGAGGTGGGCTGTCAGGGCGAGGTGGGGACTGCCTGCTCGATGGCGGCTGGAGGACTGGCCGCGGCACTGGGAGGCACTCCGCGCCAGGTGGAAAACGCCGCCGAAATCGCCATGGAGCACAACCTGGGCTTGACCTGCGACCCGGTGGGAGGACTGGTGCAGATCCCCTGCATCGAACGCAATGCCATCGGCTCGGTCAAGGCCATCAACGCGGCCCGAATGGCCATGCTGGGGGACGGCAACAACAAAGTCTCCCTCGACAAGGTCATCAAAACCATGCGCCAGACCGGTGCCGACATGAAAACCAAGTACAAGGAAACCTCGCGCGGCGGACTGGCCATCAACGTTATCGAATGCTGA